In one Candidatus Komeilibacteria bacterium CG_4_10_14_0_2_um_filter_37_10 genomic region, the following are encoded:
- the def gene encoding peptide deformylase, with translation MILNILTYPNNFLRGKNRILRDILSTETQTFIENLKETMLVKDGVGLAARQVGNEDQIFVVQIDKNIEVFINAKIVYSSFIKSELEEGCLSVPDVYGLVSRPKTILVKYYNQIGQLKIKRFSNLIAHVVQHEYDHNQGVLFIDKVKELTHGIIPQ, from the coding sequence ATGATTCTAAATATTTTAACTTACCCTAATAATTTTTTACGCGGTAAAAATCGGATATTACGTGATATTTTATCGACCGAGACCCAAACTTTTATTGAAAATTTAAAAGAAACTATGTTGGTTAAAGATGGTGTTGGTTTAGCAGCTCGGCAAGTTGGCAATGAAGACCAAATTTTTGTGGTACAAATCGATAAAAATATTGAAGTTTTTATTAATGCCAAAATAGTTTACTCCTCTTTTATTAAAAGTGAATTAGAAGAGGGATGTTTATCAGTTCCCGATGTTTATGGTTTAGTTAGTCGACCGAAAACAATACTAGTTAAATATTACAATCAAATAGGTCAATTAAAGATCAAAAGATTCAGCAATTTGATTGCTCATGTAGTCCAACACGAATATGATCATAATCAAGGTGTCCTATTTATCGATAAAGTAAAGGAATTAACACATGGCATTATCCCCCAATAA
- a CDS encoding peptidylprolyl isomerase, protein MVTNKGEIKVQLYNDESPITVNNFLYLAEQNFYNNSKFHRVIKDFMIQGGDPNSKDNDRSNDGTGGPGYAFVDEFNQHKLVRGSLAMANTARPNTNGSQFFIVTAEQTPWLDGVHTNFGYVISGWETLDAIENSTIGANDYPVEDIIIEKIILQ, encoded by the coding sequence ATTGTCACGAATAAAGGGGAAATAAAAGTCCAATTGTATAATGATGAATCACCAATAACTGTAAATAATTTTCTCTACTTAGCGGAACAAAATTTTTATAACAATAGTAAATTTCATCGAGTTATTAAAGATTTTATGATTCAAGGTGGTGATCCCAACTCCAAAGACAATGATCGTAGTAATGATGGCACCGGAGGACCTGGTTATGCTTTTGTCGACGAATTTAACCAACATAAATTAGTGCGAGGGTCGCTAGCGATGGCTAATACTGCGAGACCCAATACTAATGGCAGTCAGTTTTTCATCGTGACCGCTGAACAAACGCCATGGTTAGATGGCGTCCATACAAATTTTGGTTATGTTATTAGTGGCTGGGAAACTCTCGACGCCATTGAGAATAGTACCATCGGTGCTAATGACTACCCGGTAGAGGATATTATAATTGAAAAAATTATTTTACAATGA